The Candidatus Deferrimicrobiaceae bacterium genome includes a region encoding these proteins:
- a CDS encoding dTDP-4-dehydrorhamnose 3,5-epimerase family protein yields the protein MIKDVKLENLVVRSDDRGYLIEILRATDPHFTKFGQVYLVGNLTRGTIRAFHKHDELWDWFFISHGCAKFALVDDRPESPTYKETNTFIIGDRQPGLLVVPPGVYHGWMSLQDDTQLISTGSEVYNRDKTDEVRVPFDSFGYDWSVQFK from the coding sequence ATGATCAAGGACGTCAAGCTCGAAAACCTGGTCGTGCGCAGCGACGATCGCGGTTATCTGATCGAGATCCTGCGCGCCACCGATCCGCATTTCACGAAATTCGGGCAGGTCTACCTGGTCGGCAACCTGACCCGGGGCACGATCCGCGCATTTCACAAGCACGATGAACTTTGGGACTGGTTCTTCATCTCGCACGGTTGCGCCAAGTTTGCGCTGGTCGACGATCGCCCCGAGAGTCCCACCTACAAGGAAACCAACACGTTCATCATCGGAGACCGCCAGCCGGGACTGCTGGTCGTTCCGCCCGGCGTATACCACGGCTGGATGTCGCTCCAGGACGACACGCAGCTGATCAGCACGGGCAGCGAGGTCTATAATCGCGATAAAACCGACGAAGTCCGTGTCCCATTCGATTCCTTCGGGTACGACTGGTCGGTGCAATTCAAATAA
- a CDS encoding glycosyltransferase family 2 protein — MISQPDIGKSPRVPLFSVIILNWNGRALLEECIDSVLGQTIDDYETVIADNGSTDGSVDYVRERYGDRVRIIALPDNRGYVGAYNVAIPQTRGEWVILLNNDTRVETDWLEACAEAVRNHPEAGMFTPKILEYDHPDVIDNTGHVMYADGMSRGRSRLEKDDGRFDADEEVFYPSGCAGVYNRKMLERIGLFDERFFAFGEDTDLGLRGRVAGYPCWFVAKAKLYHKYSATWGKYSPGKVFFVERNRFWILLKYFPVREILLSPAFTMWRYIAHFRGILKKQGATYRFTESTSSWKLFFTVLKAEFSALAGLPHILSDRYRFRKTRVLSGAAFRDQLRRFAMTAEEVALKD, encoded by the coding sequence GTGATCTCACAACCGGACATCGGCAAGTCACCACGCGTTCCGCTCTTTTCCGTGATCATCCTGAACTGGAACGGCCGTGCGCTGCTCGAAGAATGTATCGATTCCGTGCTGGGCCAGACCATCGACGACTACGAAACGGTCATCGCCGACAACGGCTCGACCGACGGGTCGGTCGACTATGTCCGCGAGCGGTACGGCGACCGGGTCCGGATCATCGCCCTTCCCGACAACCGCGGTTACGTCGGCGCCTACAACGTCGCCATCCCCCAGACCCGCGGCGAATGGGTCATTCTGCTCAACAACGACACCCGCGTCGAGACCGACTGGCTCGAGGCGTGCGCCGAGGCGGTTCGCAACCATCCCGAGGCGGGGATGTTCACCCCCAAGATTCTCGAATACGACCACCCGGACGTCATCGACAACACGGGGCACGTGATGTATGCCGATGGCATGTCTCGCGGGCGATCGCGTCTCGAAAAAGACGATGGCAGGTTTGACGCCGACGAAGAGGTTTTCTACCCGAGCGGATGCGCGGGAGTCTACAACCGGAAGATGCTCGAACGGATCGGCCTGTTCGACGAGCGCTTCTTCGCGTTCGGCGAAGACACCGATCTCGGGCTACGCGGTCGCGTGGCCGGCTACCCATGCTGGTTCGTCGCGAAAGCCAAGCTTTACCACAAATATTCGGCGACCTGGGGCAAATACTCCCCGGGCAAGGTATTCTTCGTCGAGCGCAACCGGTTCTGGATACTGCTCAAATATTTCCCCGTCAGGGAAATACTGCTTTCCCCCGCCTTTACGATGTGGCGATACATCGCCCATTTTCGCGGGATCCTGAAAAAGCAGGGCGCCACCTACCGATTCACCGAAAGCACATCCAGCTGGAAGCTGTTCTTCACGGTTCTCAAGGCCGAGTTCAGCGCCCTGGCCGGGTTGCCGCACATCCTGTCCGACCGCTACCGGTTCCGGAAGACCCGGGTCCTGTCAGGGGCGGCATTCCGGGATCAACTTCGCCGGTTCGCCATGACGGCCGAGGAAGTCGCGCTTAAAGACTAG
- a CDS encoding multiheme c-type cytochrome has protein sequence MNRTSRPTVPVVTLAFCLMASAALALLCVPSAASAFGGPGAKGFAGSERCEECHDEIYNQWILTPHANMLRDAKKNRKAVAAIDFSRVPFKRKDINWSIGSHWVQKYLTRIDNDYFVLPKVWNLVADDWEPYSMFNWREKPYTIWCDGCHTTGFDPETKSFTEPSIGCESCHGPGDKHAKSQAAADIVNPAKLPKDRADMICEQCHTDGKDTKAGGQFPFPANYRPGNNIDDFYTNFFAPKPKSNRWYWGSMDYLERHRMFMFWQSKFYSTARACDVCGFDRGASGPAKAERYMSRDEYCGTCHQKILKISKLHSRHDPSEAECIDCHPASPTKDGKRYSIHDHKFDFSGPELECSECHDLSDKTDRYYRKPGYKHEFHFTRLKYGEPMSMEDACKKCHPDKDAAQTLSDWKNASAPAGR, from the coding sequence ATGAATCGCACGTCCCGACCGACTGTCCCCGTCGTTACGCTCGCGTTTTGCCTCATGGCTTCCGCGGCGCTCGCCCTGCTGTGCGTGCCGTCCGCCGCCTCCGCTTTCGGAGGACCCGGCGCCAAGGGCTTCGCCGGTTCCGAACGATGCGAAGAGTGCCACGACGAGATCTACAACCAGTGGATCCTGACGCCGCACGCCAACATGCTTCGCGACGCCAAGAAAAACCGCAAGGCGGTCGCGGCCATCGACTTCTCTCGCGTTCCTTTCAAGCGCAAGGACATCAACTGGTCGATCGGCAGCCATTGGGTCCAGAAATACCTCACTCGCATCGACAACGACTATTTCGTCCTGCCCAAGGTCTGGAACCTGGTCGCCGACGACTGGGAACCCTATTCGATGTTCAACTGGCGAGAGAAGCCTTATACCATCTGGTGCGACGGCTGCCACACCACCGGCTTCGATCCCGAGACCAAGTCGTTCACCGAGCCGTCCATCGGATGCGAGTCGTGCCACGGGCCCGGCGACAAACATGCCAAGAGCCAGGCCGCGGCCGACATCGTCAATCCCGCCAAGCTCCCGAAGGACCGTGCCGACATGATCTGCGAGCAGTGCCACACCGACGGGAAAGACACCAAGGCGGGCGGGCAGTTCCCGTTTCCGGCCAATTACCGTCCGGGCAACAATATCGACGACTTCTATACCAACTTCTTTGCCCCGAAGCCCAAGTCCAACCGTTGGTATTGGGGCTCCATGGACTACCTCGAGCGTCATCGCATGTTCATGTTCTGGCAGTCCAAGTTCTATTCCACGGCGCGCGCCTGCGACGTCTGCGGCTTCGACCGCGGCGCCAGCGGTCCGGCCAAGGCCGAGCGTTACATGAGCCGCGACGAATACTGCGGCACGTGTCACCAGAAGATTCTCAAGATCTCAAAGCTCCATTCGCGCCACGACCCGTCCGAGGCCGAGTGCATCGACTGCCATCCGGCTTCGCCCACCAAGGACGGCAAGCGGTACAGCATCCACGATCACAAGTTCGACTTCTCGGGCCCCGAGCTCGAATGCTCCGAGTGCCACGACCTGTCCGACAAGACCGACCGCTACTACCGCAAGCCGGGGTACAAGCACGAGTTCCACTTCACCCGACTCAAGTACGGCGAGCCGATGTCGATGGAAGACGCATGCAAGAAGTGCCATCCCGACAAGGACGCGGCCCAGACTCTCTCCGACTGGAAAAACGCTTCGGCTCCTGCCGGACGCTGA
- a CDS encoding redoxin domain-containing protein translates to MTRGLYRISVATAVAFLIATAAVAGAAPSPGPPKPLEVGQRVPEFSLSSLTGGQVSYERQIRGKAPVTLFFFMTTACSACYEELKEINDLLARNQTRIDAWCIAVDLRGAQTVAPFAKANNFRVRYLVDPKFSLPRVFGFNYTPSLAVIDAKGVLLYKKGGYSPSEKVSDIIHSFIK, encoded by the coding sequence ATGACTCGCGGCCTTTACCGGATTTCGGTCGCGACGGCGGTCGCCTTCCTGATCGCGACTGCCGCCGTCGCGGGCGCGGCGCCTTCACCGGGGCCGCCCAAGCCGCTCGAGGTCGGACAGCGCGTTCCCGAATTCTCGCTGTCGTCCCTCACCGGCGGACAAGTATCCTACGAACGCCAGATTCGCGGCAAGGCGCCGGTCACGCTCTTTTTCTTCATGACCACCGCCTGCAGCGCCTGCTATGAAGAGCTCAAGGAGATCAACGATCTCCTGGCCAGGAACCAGACCCGCATCGATGCCTGGTGCATCGCGGTCGACCTGCGCGGCGCCCAGACCGTTGCGCCGTTCGCCAAGGCCAACAACTTCAGGGTCCGTTACCTGGTCGACCCCAAGTTCTCGTTGCCCCGCGTCTTCGGCTTCAACTACACGCCCTCGTTGGCGGTCATCGACGCCAAGGGCGTCCTGCTCTACAAAAAAGGGGGATACTCCCCCTCCGAGAAGGTCTCCGACATCATTCACAGCTTCATCAAATAG
- a CDS encoding TlpA disulfide reductase family protein, translating to MRGAIKTVISILAAASVLFAAGGAFAAGDTAMRLKVGDKAPDFRLKDLSDPRGRMVNLSEYVGPNAKEKRVVMLEFWATWCDICKKEMPNLVRLHNSWKDKGFVLLSIVLQSGSVDDVKKIMREKRLNYPILLDQDLAVATKSYGLAGPIPLKVVIDHKGIIRYSHVGENTMGADDDLPFVIEDLVKELPKR from the coding sequence ATGCGGGGTGCGATCAAGACTGTCATTTCTATTCTTGCGGCTGCGTCGGTCCTGTTCGCCGCGGGGGGGGCATTTGCCGCCGGCGATACCGCCATGCGGCTCAAGGTCGGCGACAAGGCCCCAGATTTCCGTCTCAAGGATCTTTCCGATCCCCGGGGGCGCATGGTGAACTTGTCCGAATACGTGGGGCCCAACGCAAAAGAGAAAAGGGTGGTCATGCTCGAGTTCTGGGCCACCTGGTGCGACATCTGCAAGAAAGAGATGCCCAACCTGGTTCGACTCCACAACAGCTGGAAAGACAAGGGCTTTGTGCTGCTCTCCATCGTCCTCCAGTCGGGCAGCGTCGACGACGTCAAGAAGATCATGCGTGAAAAGCGCCTCAACTACCCGATCCTGCTCGATCAGGATCTGGCCGTGGCCACCAAGTCCTACGGCCTCGCCGGGCCGATCCCCCTCAAGGTGGTCATCGATCACAAGGGCATCATCCGTTATTCGCATGTGGGTGAAAACACGATGGGCGCCGACGACGACCTGCCGTTCGTCATCGAAGATCTCGTCAAGGAACTCCCGAAGAGATGA
- a CDS encoding multiheme c-type cytochrome, translating into MTSRRLTWGVLASALMIAALLALPVSGITMTVKGPEYVGSERCVACHQLQYKGWVKTFHSTAVQDARKDPSVVMADMTAPDLPFSKKDIDYTIGGHWDQRYLTRIDNEYYILPRLWSVQSHKWRPYSTYGWQKRPYSNYCIGCHSVGFNPVTKTIYEHSIGCESCHGTGRTHVNAPGRSNIVNPGRLPEDRREEICASCHVRGKDLSDEYFFPIGWKPGEELGRFLVPLEKKEGETNSVAIHRLWGKWKADREAQARSRCEVCGIHQDAKPKDTKTDPNAVCLGCHEFEDRVPQHTHHKDGAVGCSDCHIEKPQNQVNEAKPADVHSYSFFLIHSQNCWDKEINKRCAKCHADKGEKWAYDTFESWKKPVVVDH; encoded by the coding sequence ATGACAAGCCGTAGACTGACTTGGGGGGTTCTTGCCTCCGCGTTGATGATCGCCGCGCTCTTGGCTTTGCCCGTTTCGGGCATCACGATGACCGTGAAGGGGCCCGAATACGTCGGCTCCGAACGATGCGTCGCCTGTCACCAGCTCCAGTACAAGGGGTGGGTCAAGACTTTCCACAGCACGGCCGTCCAGGATGCCCGGAAAGACCCCTCGGTCGTCATGGCCGACATGACCGCGCCCGACTTGCCGTTTTCCAAGAAAGACATCGACTATACGATCGGGGGCCACTGGGACCAGCGTTACCTGACCCGGATCGACAACGAGTACTACATACTGCCCCGGCTCTGGTCGGTCCAAAGCCACAAGTGGCGGCCATACAGCACATACGGATGGCAAAAGCGTCCCTATTCCAACTATTGCATCGGCTGCCATTCGGTCGGTTTCAACCCGGTCACCAAAACGATCTACGAACACTCGATCGGGTGCGAGTCGTGCCACGGAACCGGCCGAACCCACGTCAACGCCCCGGGCCGCAGCAATATCGTCAACCCGGGTCGGCTTCCCGAGGATCGCCGCGAGGAAATCTGCGCCTCCTGCCACGTTCGCGGCAAAGACCTTTCCGACGAATATTTCTTTCCGATCGGCTGGAAGCCGGGCGAAGAGCTGGGGCGGTTCCTCGTCCCCCTCGAAAAGAAAGAGGGCGAGACGAACAGTGTCGCGATCCATCGGCTCTGGGGGAAGTGGAAGGCCGATCGCGAGGCCCAGGCGCGCTCCAGGTGCGAGGTTTGCGGCATCCACCAGGACGCCAAGCCGAAAGACACCAAGACCGATCCGAACGCCGTGTGCCTTGGCTGCCACGAATTCGAAGACCGGGTTCCCCAGCACACCCACCACAAGGACGGGGCGGTCGGCTGTTCCGATTGCCATATCGAAAAACCTCAGAATCAGGTGAATGAAGCGAAGCCCGCAGACGTCCATTCCTACAGCTTCTTCCTGATCCACAGCCAGAATTGCTGGGACAAGGAAATCAACAAGCGGTGTGCAAAATGTCATGCTGACAAAGGCGAAAAATGGGCTTACGATACTTTCGAATCCTGGAAAAAGCCCGTCGTGGTCGATCATTAA
- a CDS encoding TlpA disulfide reductase family protein, which translates to MTLVIPLLGVVSLFGSTSAAADYPLAPSFSCTTLSGTKLTSDTLAEGRPYVVLIFFGVNCKPCQTKIAQLNAVWRNDRFREKARIYAVNADGFDAARLSAEVAKRQISIDFPVVVDDNQVITNLYVDRIVPLTVVIGNRDRILLTSIGARVDSVRKIEEMILAGKDACDK; encoded by the coding sequence ATGACCCTTGTCATCCCGCTTCTTGGGGTGGTGTCGCTATTCGGTTCCACATCGGCCGCCGCCGATTATCCTCTAGCTCCGTCTTTTTCCTGCACGACGCTTTCCGGCACAAAGCTGACATCCGATACGCTGGCCGAGGGACGCCCCTACGTCGTCTTGATATTCTTCGGCGTCAATTGCAAGCCGTGCCAGACGAAGATCGCACAACTGAACGCGGTATGGCGCAACGATCGTTTTCGTGAAAAGGCCCGGATCTATGCCGTGAACGCCGACGGCTTCGATGCCGCCAGGCTTTCCGCCGAAGTGGCCAAACGCCAAATCTCGATCGATTTTCCGGTGGTGGTCGACGATAACCAGGTCATCACCAACCTTTACGTCGACCGGATCGTTCCCTTGACGGTCGTGATCGGAAATCGCGACCGGATCCTCTTGACGTCGATCGGGGCGCGGGTCGATTCGGTCCGCAAGATCGAGGAAATGATCCTGGCAGGAAAGGACGCTTGCGACAAATGA
- a CDS encoding TlpA disulfide reductase family protein gives MPFNIRNRAALPLAVFLLSMVLASIAGAGAMPENKPGPGDAAPVFVVTSLNGDRVSLEELTKAGKIVFLNFWGLRCSSCVEEIGYLNPLFDQYSSKGVVFLGVNVDGVKPEMIRKQMPGMQNSPKFTVLPDPEFKIPDMYNLAGAPLSFVIGKDGRIQYRHEDFKAGDEKELEEALKKALVSK, from the coding sequence ATGCCCTTCAACATTCGAAATCGTGCCGCGCTTCCGCTGGCGGTATTCCTGCTCTCGATGGTCCTTGCGTCTATTGCCGGCGCAGGCGCCATGCCCGAAAACAAGCCGGGCCCGGGCGATGCGGCTCCCGTTTTCGTCGTGACCTCCCTCAATGGCGATCGGGTCAGCCTCGAAGAGTTGACCAAGGCGGGCAAGATCGTGTTCCTCAACTTCTGGGGGCTGCGCTGCTCCTCGTGCGTCGAGGAAATCGGCTATCTCAACCCGCTGTTCGATCAGTACTCATCCAAGGGCGTGGTCTTCCTGGGCGTCAATGTCGACGGCGTAAAGCCCGAGATGATCCGGAAGCAGATGCCCGGCATGCAGAATTCGCCGAAATTCACCGTGCTGCCCGACCCCGAGTTCAAGATTCCCGACATGTACAATCTTGCGGGAGCCCCGTTGTCGTTCGTCATCGGGAAAGACGGGCGCATCCAGTATCGGCACGAAGACTTCAAGGCCGGCGACGAGAAAGAACTCGAAGAAGCGCTTAAAAAGGCACTTGTTTCGAAATAA
- a CDS encoding redoxin domain-containing protein, translated as MKLKALVMVAALSLGLSVFAYAADEEVAKAPEPIKYGQNIGDNLQPVVLSTVDGSKKVELAKLTEKSVFVMVSSVCTACRKELQELSENLERFKGKAEVYAVVIDMDSKTGAERIGNLPFTMLADPEQKIAQATNLGTNPSTLIVKDGKILYTKFGYKSNQWKEYLQER; from the coding sequence ATGAAGCTTAAGGCATTGGTCATGGTTGCCGCGCTTTCGCTTGGCCTGTCCGTCTTCGCGTACGCGGCCGATGAAGAAGTCGCCAAGGCTCCGGAACCCATCAAGTACGGCCAGAACATTGGCGACAACCTCCAGCCTGTGGTTCTCAGCACCGTCGATGGCAGCAAGAAGGTCGAACTGGCGAAGTTGACCGAAAAGTCCGTTTTCGTCATGGTTTCCTCGGTCTGCACGGCCTGCCGCAAAGAACTCCAGGAGCTCTCCGAGAATCTCGAGCGCTTCAAGGGCAAGGCCGAAGTCTATGCCGTCGTGATCGACATGGACAGCAAGACCGGCGCCGAGCGCATCGGCAATCTTCCGTTCACGATGCTGGCCGATCCCGAGCAGAAGATCGCCCAGGCGACCAACCTGGGCACCAATCCGTCCACGCTGATCGTCAAGGACGGCAAAATCCTCTACACCAAGTTCGGCTACAAGTCCAACCAGTGGAAAGAATACCTTCAGGAACGTTAG
- a CDS encoding peptidylprolyl isomerase gives MAAPVLALCLFAAVGCSGPDSSKTASPARDNALADNALAATAPSLPSDNMAAVDAALAGASPKPLFLVNQVPVPAIEFRMYMDVIAGPEAQKGPQVLPELVDSMINNRLLATMAVKEGVDKLPRSRSKIESRCNQIWKDVLWTRVVQPSIKVTDKEVLAKAPKFEELVSVQQFIADSPEKAEQFRKRMAAGESFDDVAKQESLGLTAKNGGKVGYIKRGSTMYDPKVIASIFRLKKGELSPVIETTLGQSVFRLLDRKMPESQKIEWLPNGRKEVLAQKGKQVWDDYKAKVIKKHKIVLNKAVIDGYMKARANKQSIEPLMLKSAFKVDSVDFFLVDLVDPSGTGLIHGENTLEIIANKRAEDYAVAQEVARLGLKAQEPARSLQEKLLTEEVLAREFINYRCRDIQVTGPEMKDYYDKHLAEFSVGHSLDVSLIETKSKSRLDEIYGLLAKGTPFEEVAEKWSDNKTLKGGRLGFVPEATIAPQFADVKKLKVGEYSKEPIKLRAKKENVDLYIVARVNGVREKGVIPFEQADKPSLEKAVMAGKREGVVKSVLSGLKKNNKIQFTPEYDRFSSTYSKMSSKEGRMK, from the coding sequence ATGGCTGCGCCGGTCCTGGCGCTTTGCCTGTTCGCTGCAGTCGGATGCTCGGGTCCGGATTCGTCCAAAACCGCGTCTCCCGCCCGCGACAATGCCTTGGCCGACAATGCCCTGGCGGCAACAGCCCCCAGCCTTCCCTCCGACAACATGGCCGCCGTTGACGCCGCCCTTGCCGGTGCATCCCCAAAGCCGTTGTTCCTCGTAAACCAGGTCCCCGTTCCCGCGATCGAATTCCGGATGTACATGGACGTGATCGCGGGGCCCGAGGCCCAAAAGGGGCCCCAGGTTCTGCCGGAACTGGTCGATTCCATGATCAACAATCGTTTGCTGGCCACGATGGCGGTCAAGGAAGGCGTCGACAAGCTACCCCGCTCCCGGTCCAAGATCGAATCGCGCTGCAACCAGATCTGGAAAGACGTTTTATGGACCCGGGTGGTGCAGCCCTCCATCAAGGTCACCGACAAGGAAGTGCTGGCCAAGGCACCCAAATTCGAGGAACTCGTCTCCGTCCAGCAGTTCATCGCCGATTCCCCGGAAAAGGCCGAGCAGTTCCGCAAGCGCATGGCCGCGGGCGAATCCTTCGACGACGTCGCCAAGCAGGAATCCCTCGGGCTCACCGCGAAAAACGGCGGCAAGGTCGGTTATATCAAGCGGGGGTCGACCATGTACGATCCCAAGGTGATCGCGTCGATCTTCCGGCTCAAGAAAGGCGAGCTGTCTCCCGTGATCGAGACCACGCTCGGCCAGTCCGTGTTCAGGCTGCTCGACCGGAAGATGCCCGAATCGCAAAAGATCGAATGGCTCCCGAACGGCCGCAAGGAGGTCCTCGCCCAAAAGGGGAAACAGGTCTGGGACGATTACAAGGCGAAGGTGATCAAGAAGCACAAGATCGTCCTCAACAAGGCGGTGATCGACGGCTACATGAAGGCGCGCGCGAACAAGCAGTCGATCGAGCCGCTGATGCTCAAGTCCGCGTTCAAGGTCGACAGCGTCGATTTCTTCCTGGTCGACCTGGTCGATCCCTCGGGTACGGGGCTCATCCACGGTGAAAACACACTCGAGATCATCGCCAACAAGCGTGCCGAGGATTATGCCGTCGCGCAAGAGGTTGCCCGCCTGGGGCTGAAGGCGCAGGAACCCGCCCGCAGTCTCCAGGAAAAGCTGCTTACAGAAGAGGTGCTCGCACGCGAGTTCATCAATTACCGCTGCCGCGACATTCAGGTGACGGGCCCCGAGATGAAGGACTATTACGACAAGCACCTGGCCGAATTCAGCGTCGGGCATTCTCTCGATGTCTCCCTGATAGAGACCAAGTCCAAGTCGCGCCTCGACGAGATCTACGGGCTGCTGGCCAAGGGGACCCCTTTCGAGGAGGTCGCCGAGAAATGGTCCGACAACAAGACGCTCAAGGGGGGACGGCTCGGGTTCGTTCCCGAGGCCACGATCGCTCCCCAGTTTGCCGACGTCAAGAAGCTCAAGGTCGGCGAATATTCGAAAGAGCCGATCAAGCTTCGGGCCAAGAAAGAGAACGTCGACCTTTATATCGTCGCCCGGGTCAACGGCGTCCGCGAAAAGGGGGTCATCCCCTTCGAGCAGGCCGACAAGCCCAGCCTTGAAAAGGCCGTCATGGCCGGCAAGCGCGAGGGCGTCGTCAAGTCGGTCCTGTCCGGCCTGAAGAAAAACAACAAGATCCAGTTCACACCGGAATACGACCGCTTTTCCTCTACATACTCAAAGATGTCATCCAAGGAAGGGAGAATGAAATGA
- a CDS encoding sigma-54 dependent transcriptional regulator, protein MGRSKILVVDDERMIRWSIQQALSKDGLSVAAVETGEEAVAQATDEMPDLVLLDITLPGIDGIEVLRRLKSIDPALTVVMVTAIEDVKVAVEAMRLGAYDYISKPFDLDRLKVIVHNALDRHELRQEVEFHRKESVKKYGFHRVIGPSRKLADVIEIARKVTMSEATTVLIQGESGTGKDLLAQAIHYESSRATRPFMAINCTALPAELLESELMGHEKGAFTDAKSGKKGLFEIADGGTIFLDEIGDMQHGLQAKLLRFIENKAFRRVGGHRDIEVDVRIIAATNRNLSELVKRGMFREDLYFRLNVIPIFIPPLRERTEDILPLADHFLAEISHDFKRPVRSFNDTVRIRMLSYEWPGNVRELKNLTERAIILGTREVIDETDLPLPVSDPGPGGGISSLAAGEGEYPHPSGDVIPENSGYRFRLPSEGIDLESVERDFIRQSIDVTSGNQTRAAELLGLTRDALRYRMKKFGFL, encoded by the coding sequence ATGGGCCGATCGAAGATCCTTGTCGTCGACGACGAGCGGATGATCCGCTGGTCGATCCAGCAGGCGCTCTCCAAGGACGGTCTCTCCGTGGCGGCGGTCGAGACGGGCGAGGAGGCGGTCGCCCAGGCGACCGACGAGATGCCCGATCTTGTCCTGCTCGACATCACGCTCCCGGGCATCGACGGCATCGAGGTGCTTCGCCGCCTCAAGTCGATCGACCCGGCGCTTACCGTCGTCATGGTCACGGCGATCGAAGATGTCAAGGTCGCCGTCGAGGCGATGCGGCTGGGCGCCTACGATTACATCAGCAAGCCATTCGACCTCGACCGTCTCAAGGTCATTGTCCACAACGCGCTCGACCGCCACGAGCTTCGTCAAGAGGTCGAGTTCCACCGCAAGGAGTCGGTCAAGAAATACGGCTTCCATCGCGTGATCGGTCCCAGCCGCAAGCTTGCCGATGTTATCGAGATCGCCCGGAAGGTCACGATGTCCGAGGCCACCACGGTCCTCATTCAGGGCGAAAGCGGCACCGGCAAGGATCTCCTGGCGCAGGCCATCCATTACGAGAGCAGCCGCGCCACCCGGCCCTTCATGGCCATCAACTGCACCGCGCTCCCGGCCGAGCTGCTCGAGTCCGAGCTGATGGGGCACGAGAAGGGCGCCTTCACCGACGCCAAGTCGGGAAAGAAGGGGTTGTTCGAGATCGCCGACGGCGGCACCATCTTCCTCGACGAGATCGGCGACATGCAGCACGGCCTGCAGGCAAAGCTGCTCCGCTTCATCGAAAACAAGGCCTTCCGGCGCGTGGGCGGCCACCGCGACATCGAAGTCGACGTCCGGATCATCGCAGCGACGAATAGAAACCTGTCCGAGCTCGTCAAACGGGGCATGTTCAGGGAAGATCTCTATTTCCGGCTTAACGTCATTCCGATCTTCATCCCGCCGCTGCGCGAGCGCACCGAGGACATCCTCCCGTTGGCCGACCATTTCCTGGCCGAGATCTCGCACGACTTCAAACGACCCGTCCGATCCTTCAACGACACCGTACGGATCCGCATGCTTTCGTACGAGTGGCCCGGCAACGTTCGGGAGTTGAAAAACTTGACCGAGCGTGCAATCATACTCGGAACCAGGGAGGTGATCGACGAGACCGACCTTCCTCTTCCCGTGTCTGATCCGGGGCCGGGAGGGGGGATTTCTTCCTTGGCGGCCGGTGAAGGCGAATATCCTCACCCTTCGGGTGATGTCATTCCCGAAAATTCCGGTTACAGGTTTCGGCTGCCGAGCGAGGGAATCGATCTCGAGAGCGTCGAGCGCGATTTCATCCGGCAGTCCATCGATGTCACGTCGGGCAACCAGACGCGCGCCGCCGAATTGCTGGGGTTGACCCGGGATGCGCTCCGGTATCGCATGAAGAAGTTCGGGTTTCTTTAA